TTTCCTTGCTCCCCAGTCGTCTTCGAACGGTGCGGTGAAATCGGGAAAGTAAAAGTTGGAGTTGGGCAGGGAGCCACGTCGATAATCCCGGCTCCCCTGGGAAAGCTCCCCAAGTGCCAGCTGTCAGGGGAGAGCTGGGAGCCGCGGCAGACACAAGGGGGCGGTGTGTTGGGAGGGGGCTGTCGGTGGCCAGTTCCCCGCGGTCAGATCCCTTCGAGTTCTTTCTTGGGGAGTGGTCTCCTGAACAATAAGATGTGAGGCTCTGGGGAAGAAACGGGACAGCTCAGTGACAACCCGCCTTTCGACAGCAACTTTCCTGCAGTACAGGGCCCCACGGTGCATCACGGGGACAATATCGAACACACGGGGACATATTAGGGGACAGGCGTCCAAACGCTCGGTCAAAGAGGTCAGATTTAAGGAGTGtcataaaggaggagagagagagagggggaggatgggagggagacagagagagaggtggaggggttcagggagggaattccagagtttagggcccccccaggcagctgaaggcacggccgccaatggcggagcgatgggaatcgggggatgctcgagaggccggaattggaggagcgcagagatctcggagggttgtaggggctggaggtggttacagagatagggagggggtgtaggggctggaggaggttacagagatagggagggggtgtaggggctggagggggttacagagatagggagggggtgtaggggctggaggaggttacagagatagggcgggggtgtaggggctggaggaggttacagagatagggagggggtgtaggggccggagggggttacaaagatagggaggggggtgtagggactggaggtggttacagagatagggagggggtgtaggggctggagggggttacagagatagggaggggggtgtagggactggaggaggttacagagatagggagggggtggaggggctggagggggttacagagatagggagggggtgtaggggatggaggacgttacagagatagggaggggggtgtaggggcaggagggggttacagagatagggaggggggtgtaggagctggaggaggttacagagatagggaggggggtgtaggagctggaggaggttacagagatagggaggggggtgtagggactggagggggttacagagatagggagggggtgtagggactggagggggttacagagatagggaggggttgtaggggctggagggggttacagagatagggagtggggtgtaggggctggaggaggttacagagatagggaggggggtgcagggactggaggaggttacagagatagggagggggtgtcggggctggaggaggttacagagatagggaggggggtgtaggagctggaggaggttacagagatagggaggggggtgtagggactggagggggttacagagatagggagggggtgtagggactggagggggttacagagatagggaggggttgtaggggctggagggggttacagagatagggagtgggatgtaggggctggaggaggttacagagatagggaggggggtgcagggactggaggaggttacagagatagggagggggtgtcggggctggaggaggttacagagatagggagagggtgtaggggctggaggaggttacagagatagggcgggggtgtaggggctggaggaggttacagagatagggagggggtgtcggggttggaggaggttacagagatagggagggggtgtaggggctggagggggttacagagatagggagggggtgtaggggctggaggaggttacagagatagggagggggtgtaggggctggaggaggttacagagatagggcgggggtgtagggactggaggaggttacagagatagggagggggtgtaggggctggaggaggttacagagatagggagggggtgtagggactggagggggttacaaagatagggaggggggtgtagggactggaggtggttacagagatagggagggggtgtaggggctggagggggttacagagatagggaggggggtgtagggactggaggaggttacagagatagggagggggtgtaggggctggagggggttacagagatagggagggggtgtaggggatggaggaggttacagagatagggaggggggtgtaggggcaggagggggttacagagatagggaggggggtgtaggagctggaggaggttacagagatagggaggggggtgtaggagctggaggaggttacagagatagggaggggggtgtagggactggagggggttacagagatagggagggggtgtagggactggagggggttacagagatagggaggggttgtaggggctggagggggttacagagatagggagtggggtgtaggggctggaggaggttacagagatagggaggggggtgcagggactggaggaggttacagagatagggagggggtgtcggggctggaggaggttacagagatagggaggggggtgtaggagctggaggaggttacagagatagggaggggggtgtagggactggagggggttacagagatagggagggggtgtagggactggagggggttacagagatagggaggggttgtaggggctggagggggttacagagatagggagtggggtgtaggggctggaggaggttacagagatagggaggggggtgcagggactggaggaggttacagagatagggagggggtgtcggggctggaggaggttacagagatagggagaggggtgtaggggctggaggaggttacagagatagggaggggatgtaggaggttacagagatatggagggggtgtaggaggttacagagatagggagggggtgtcggggctggaggaggttacagagatagggagggggtgtaggggctggaggaggttacagagatagggagggggtgtaggaggttacagagatatggagggggtgtagggggttacagagatagggaggaggtgtaggggctgggggaggttacagagatagggagggggtgtaggggctggagggggttacagagatagggaggggggtgtaggggctggagggggttacagagatagggaggggggtgtagggactggaggaggttagagatagggagggggtgtaggggctggatgggggttacagagatagggagggggtgtaggggctggaggaggttacagagatagggaggggggtgtaggggctggagggggttacagagatagggagggggtgtagggggttacagagatagggagggggtgtagggggttacagagatagggagggggtgtaggggctgggggggtacagagatagggaaggggtgtcggggctgggggggtacagagatagggagggggtgttgaaaACATGGGTGAAATATTGGAGATGGactgggaggcagtgtgggtcagtgaacgCAGTGAATGTTGTGTTTACAAGCCCGTCTCCACACaaaccccctcccgcccccgttTCCGCGACCTATCAGGAGGGCGGAACCCAAACTCTGACTTATTCCGAGATAAAGTCCACCTCTCTCCCGTCTCACAGCTCGAGCCAGAGTCCAGTTCCTCAGCCCTCCCGACCCCAGCCCATGTAACAGCCCAAGGCGGTGATGTGCCACGGACTATTCGACCGCAGAGGGCTTCGCAGCAATGTCACGACCTCTGGCCATCGGAATGGGTCTGCGGCCTCCAGGAGTGGGAGACGTGGCCTACCCGAGGGTGGGGCTGGTGAATCTAACAGCGCGGAGCGGGTAGGTCCTCCCGGCGATGCTGTGTCACCATCAGTTTGAAAATCGAAACCTTCGCGAGGCACTTTGCCGTTCAACTACAAAAGGCTTCGCTGAACTCCAGGCACTTTTGAGGCAAGCGGGACGTCAGGATGTGACTGTGGAGAGTGGGTCCAAGTGTGCAGACTGAGACTTAGCTcttcactgaatccctacagtacagaaagaggccattcggcccatcgagtctgccccgacaacaatcccacccaggccctacccccataaccccacgtttttaccctgctaaaccccttgcacaaatgggcaatttagcacggccaatccacctaacctgcacatctttagacactaaggggcaatttagcacggccaatccacttaacctgcacatctttaaacactaaggggcaatttagcatggccaatccccctaacctgcacatctttggacactaaggggcaatttagcacggccaatccacccaacctgcacatctttggacactaaggggcaatttagcacggccaatccacccaacctgcacatctttggacactaaggggcaatttagcatggccaatccacccaatctacacatctttggacactaagaggcaatttagcatggccaatccaccgaacccgcacatctttggacactaaggggcaatttagcacggccaatctacttaaccattttttattcattcctgggccatgggtgtcgctggctggcccagcatttattgcccatcccgagttgccccttggagggcagttgagagtcaaccacattgctgtggctctggagtcacatgtaggccagaccggggtaaggacggcagatttccttccctaaagggaaccagatgggtttttcccacaatgggtcatcagtagattcttaattccaggtattttttatttaattcaaattccaccatctgccgtggcgggattcgaacccgggtcccccagaacatcagctgagtttctggattaatagtttagcgataataccactaggctattgcctcctCTACagatcgttggacactaaggggcaatttagcatggccaatccacctaacctacacatctttggacactaaggggcaatttagcatggccaatccacctaacctacacatctttggacactaaggggcaatttagcatggccaatccacctaacctacacatctttggacactaaggggcaatttagcacggccaatccacctaacctgcacatctttcagactgtgggaggaaaccagagcatccggaggaaacccacaaagacatggggggagaaagtggaaactccacacagacagtggcccgaggttggaatcgaacccgggttcctggtgctgtgaggcagctgtgctaacccactgtgacacccagaccTCTGGCGAGGAGATGGATCCCTCGCTGCTGGCTGCTACTTTGAAGCCTGAAACATGCGGCGCTCTTCCTCTGGCCGCCTTACCTGGCTCGTGAATCATGTAGTGAATCCAGCCGGGGCTCTGCTGGACTCCCAGGTTCCTCCATTCGGTCTCGGACATGAGGTGTGTCTTGGGGACCATCTTGGCGATCTTCTTTGGCAGCATGACGTggctgtgggggagggtggcagaaAGAGGGGAAACAGAGGAGAAAGGAAAAGGGGTGAGTCACGGCATTCACCCTGCAGAGCGAGGAAAGCCCGGTCTGGCTGGAAACCTGACTGCGATCGCCGTCATATCGCCCAAGACCGGGAGAGGGGTTTCGATTCGAACACTCGGATTTCTCTCCCTTGCTCCAGTCTGCACGGATTCTGTGACTGTGATTCACACACCGTGTTTTCTATGCAtcgtagaaacccgacagtgcaggaggaggccattcgatccatcaaacctgcaccaactctctgacagagcatcttacccaggtcctgtaCCCACTATAccaataaccccacacatttcccatggcacatctttggacactaaggggcaatttagcatggccaatccacctaacccgcacatctttggacactaaggggcaatttagcacggccaatccatctaacctgcacatctttggacactaagaggcaatttagcatggccaatccacctaacctgcatatctttggacactaaggggcaatttagcacggccaatccatctaacctgcacatctttggacactaaggggcaatttaacacggccaatccacctaacccgcacatctttggacactaagaggcaatttagcatggccaatccacctaacctgcacatctttggacactaagggacaatttaacatggccaatccacctaacctacacatctttggacactaaggtgcaatttaacatggccaatccacctaacctacacatctttggacactaaggtgcaatttaacatggccaatccacccagcctgcacatctttggacactaagggacaatttagcatggccaatccacccagcctgcacatctttggacactaaggtgcaatttagcacggccaatccccctaacctgcacatctccagACTTGATAGAACAACCCCCTCACTCCAAGAGTTAGccaagacttgtgccttgtagatggtggacaggctttgggggagtcaggaggtgagttactctccgcaggattcccagcctctgacctgctctgggagccacagtatttatatggctgggtccagctcagtttctggtcaatggtgacccccaggatgttgatagcgggggggattcagcgatggtcacTGGTCACCTGGGTGGCCAGCCTTGCTGATTGGTGGGGCAGAGCGGATTGGCGCTCCTCAATCTCCCATCAGGCAGCATCATGGGGAAAGGGGCCCTCGCTGGGAGGGCCACTTCCGATTAGAGGATGGCTACTTCCGGTGGCACCCCAGGGTCATTTCCGGATAGAGGGCCAATTCTGGGTCCACATCCGGTTAGTTCAGGGCTACTTCCGGTTTTAGCAGTGCTACTTCCGGTGGCACCAGAGCCACATCCGGCGGCGGGAGCAGCGCGTTCAGGGCTTTGCCTTGAGGCGGGAGCGGCGGCTGAGGGGTTAAACCCGGAGCGGGCCGCGGGCAGGGCGGCGGCGGCGGGGTGAGGGCACTGCCTGACAGACTCTGACCCCGGGCTGTGTTACCCCCGCTCTCACCGGTACTCGAACTCCCCGTCCCGGTATCGCTCCGAATAATAAATCTCGTTTCTGTCCATCGCGCCAACCGCCGCCTCCGCTCCAGACAAACCCGCGCGCGCTGCCCGCCCATTGGCTGCCCACAGCCCCGCTCCCATTGGCTGCGCACTCACCCGGCCCGCCCATTGGCTGCCCACAGCCCCGCTCCCATTGGCTGCTCACTCACCCGGCCCGCCCATTGGCTGCTCACTCACCCGGCCCGCCCATTGGCTGCGCGGCCTCCCGCCCCCATTGGCTGCTCACTCACCCGGCCCGCCCATTGGCTGCGCGGCCTCCCGCCCCCATTGGCTGCTCACTCACCCGGCCCGCCCATTGGCTGCGCGGCCTCCCGCACCCATTGGCTGCTCACTCACCCGGCCCGCCCATTGGCTGCGCGGCCTCCCGCCCCCATTGGCTGGTCATTCACCCGGCCCGCCCATTGGCTGCCCACAGCCCCGCTCCCATTGGCTGCTCACTCAGCCCGCCCATTGGTCCCGGGTCCGggatacaccccgcccattggctgccccgtctccctctcccattGGCTACTCTGACACCCCGCCCCCATTGGCTACTGACAGAGCTGCGCTCCAATTGGCTCAGGACCCGAGACTTTGGCTGCTAAGAAACCTGCACTTCCATTGGCTTAGCATTCGAGATGCAGCTCACCCATTGGCTGctcactcttccccccccgctcctATAAGCTGCTGGGAGACCTCCGTTCCCATTGGCTGCTGAGACTCGGCCCCCCCCTGATTGGCTCCGGGAGACACAGCCCGCCTATTGGCTGCTGATAACCGCCTGTTCCGATTGGCTGTGTAACCGCTCATCCCACCTCGCTATTGGCTGCTGTCAGTCCCGCTCCCATTGGCTACCGTCCTGTCCGCCGTCCCCCCCATTGGCTGCTGATCAGCGCGCTCCCATTGGTCGCTCTTTACCCGCTCCTATTGGCTGCCAAGTTGTCACCCCACCTCCCAATTGGCTGCTGCCCTTCCCGCTCCCATTGGCCCGCCAGCCCGTCACTCCTCCACTCTCATTGGCTGCTGTTTATACACTGCCCCGCTCCCATTGGCCTGTTGTCcagccagcctcctcccccattgGCTGGTGCCCTTTCCCCAGCCCCTATTGGCCAGGGGCTCTGTATGTGAAGCCTCCCCATTGGTCAGCCCGTCCCCTCCTCGCTCCCATTGGCTCAGCTGCCCATTGCCTCCAGTGTCAGCAACCTTCCCTCAAAAACTTTCCCAAAATCAACAAACTTTTCCAAACTTTTTTTGAAACAATCTCAAAACTTTTCCCAAACTTAAAACCTTTATCCAAACTTCTTAAAATCTTTTCCCAAACTTTATCCAAACTTCTTAAAAACTTTCTCCCACTTTTCCCCCACTTTTCCCAAACTTTTCCCAATCTTAAAACCTTTATCCAAACTTCTTAAAAACTTTTCCCAAACTTTTCCCAAACTTAAAACCTTTATCCAAACTTTTCCCAATCTTAAAACCTTTATCCAAACTTCTTAAAAACTTTCCCCCGCTTTCCCCACGCTTTCCCCAAACTTTTCCCAAACTTAAAACCTTTATCCAAACTTTATCCAAACTTCTTAAAAActtttcccaaacttttccaaaCTTAAAATCTTTTCCCAAACTTTATCCAAACTTCTTTAAAACTTTCCCCCACTTTTCCCCCCACTTTTCCCCCACTTTTCCCAAACTTAAAACCTTTATCCAAATTTTTCCCAATCTTAAAACCTTTATCCAAACTTCTTAAAAACTTTTCCCAAACTTAAAGCCTTTATCCAAACGTTATCCAAACTTCTTAAAAActtttcccaaacttttccaaaACTTAAAACCTTTATCCAAACTTCTTAAAAACTTTCCCCAAACTTTTCCCAAACTTAAAATCTTTTTGCAAACTTTTCCCAAACCTAAAATCTTTTTCCAAACTTTATCCAATCTTCTTAAAAACtaccccccactttccccccactttccccaaacaTTTCCCACACTTTTCCCAAACTTTTCCCAAACTTAAAACCTTTATCCAAACTTTATCCAAACTTCTTAAAAActtttcccaaacttttccaaaCTTAAAATCTTTTCCCAAACTTTATCCAAACTTCTTTAAAACTTTCCCCCACTTTTCCCCCACTTTTCCCCCACTTTTCCCCCCAGGTTTCCCCCCACTTTTCCCAAACTTAAAACCTTTATCCAAATTTTTCCCAATCTTGAAACCTTTATCCAAACTTTTCCCAATCTTAAAACCTTTATCCAAACTTTATCCAAACTTCTTAAAAACTTTTCCCAAACTTAAAGCCTTTATCCAAACGTTATCCAAACTTCTTAAAAACTTTCCCCAAACTTTTCCCAAACTTAAAATCTTTTTCCAAACTTTTCCCAAACCTAAAATCTTTTTCCAAACTTTATCCAAACTTCTTAAAAACtaccccccactttccccccactttccccccactttccccaaacaTTTCCCACACTTTTCCCAAACTTTTCCCAAACTTAAAACCTTTATCCAAACTTTTCCCAATCTTGAAACCTTTATCCAAACTTTTCCCAATCTTAAAACCTTTATCCAAACTTTATCCAAACTTCTTAAAAagctctccccacttccccccactttccccccactttccccccactttccccccactttTCCCAAACATTTCCCACACGTTTCCCACACTTTTCCCAAACTTAAAACCTTTATCCAAACTTTTCCCAATCTTGAAACCTTTATCCAAACTTTTCCCAATCTTAAAACCTTTATCCAAACTTTATCCAAACTTCTTAAAAAgctccccccactttcccccactttccccccactttccccccactttTCCCAAACATTTCCCACACGTTTCCCACACTTTTCCCAAACTTAAAACCTTTTTCCAAACTTTTCCCAATCTTGAAACCTTTATCCAAACTTTTCCCAATCTTAAAACCTTTGTCCAAACTTTATCCAAACTTCTTAAAAACTTTTCCCAAACTTAAAAACTTTATCCAAacatttcccaaacttttcccaAACTTTTCCCAAACTTTAGCCAAACTTTATCCGAAGCTTTATCCGAacctttttaaaatctttatcAAAACATTTTCTGAAACTTTGTTGAGACTTCTTCAGAAAAGTTTCAAAGCTATTCACAATGTTATAAAATCTTTACCGAAACCTTTTTGAATCTTTTTCAACATTTTACTAAACTTTTTGAAAATTTGTCAGAACTGTTCAACTTCTTCTGAACTCTCTTTTTAAACAAGACTTTTTTCCTTTTTAttcaaaagcattctttctggttgtatcacagcttggtatggctcctgctctgctcaagaccgcaaggaactacaaaagggtcgtgaatgtagcccaatccatcacgcaaaccaacctcccatccattgactctgtctacacttcccgctgcctcgggaaaagcagccggcataatcaaggaccccccacgcaccccggacattctctcttccaccttcttccgtcgggaaaaagatacaaaagtctgaggtcacgtaccgaccgactcaagaacagcttcttccctgctgctgtcagacctttgaatggacctacctcgcattaagctgatctttctctccaccctagctatgactgtaacactacattctgcactctctcctttccttctctatgaacggtatgctttgtcggtgtagtgcgcaagaaacaatacttttcactgtatcccaatacatgtgacaataataaatctaagtctaatggcagcagggaagaagctgttcttgagtcggtcggtacgtgacctcagacttttgtatctttttcccgacggaagaaggtggaagagagaatgtccggggtgcgtgggggtccttgattacgctggctgcttttccccgaggcagcgggaagtgtagacagagtcaatggatgagaggctggtttgcgtgatgggactgggctacattcacgaccttttgtagttccttgcggtcttgggcagagcaggagccccataccaagctgtgatacaaccagaaagaatgctttctatggggcatctgtaaaggctggtgagagtcgtagctgacatgacaaatttccttagtcttctgagaaagtagaggcgttggtggggctttcctaactatagtgtcagagt
This genomic stretch from Mustelus asterias unplaced genomic scaffold, sMusAst1.hap1.1 HAP1_SCAFFOLD_782, whole genome shotgun sequence harbors:
- the LOC144487414 gene encoding cyclin-dependent kinases regulatory subunit 1-like isoform X2, whose amino-acid sequence is MDRNEIYYSERYRDGEFEYRHVMLPKKIAKMVPKTHLMSETEWRNLGVQQSPGWIHYMIHEPEPHILLFRRPLPKKELEGI
- the LOC144487414 gene encoding cyclin-dependent kinases regulatory subunit 1-like isoform X1; amino-acid sequence: MMLPDGRLRSANPLCPTNQQGWPPSHVMLPKKIAKMVPKTHLMSETEWRNLGVQQSPGWIHYMIHEPEPHILLFRRPLPKKELEGI